The following proteins are encoded in a genomic region of Bosea beijingensis:
- a CDS encoding class II 3-deoxy-7-phosphoheptulonate synthase translates to MSERWTPESWRAKPVQQIPEYPDQAALKAVEQQLAGFPPLVFAGEARKLKRALSKVAAGEAFLLQGGDCAESFAEHSADNIRDFFRLFLQMAVVLTFAGGSPVVKVGRIAGQFAKPRSAPTETIGGVELPSYKGDIVNDNEFTAEARIPDPRRQLEGYRQSAATLNLIRAFATGGYANLDNAHRWMLGFVKDSPQSHRYQEVAERITEALEFMRAIGIDPETHPEMRTTDFYTSHEALLLGYEQAMTRTDSTTGEWYDTSGHMLWIGDRTRQIDHAHVEFFRGIKNPIGLKCGPSTTVDGLLKLIDVLDPQNQAGRLTLIARFGADKVFDHLPALVRATKREGRNVVWSCDPMHGNTVKAASGYKTRPFDLILGEVKNFFAVHQAEGTHAGGLHLEMTGKNVTECTGGARGMTDADLNDRYHTFCDPRLNAEQALELAFIVAELVKRQRAGRARPEVEAAE, encoded by the coding sequence ATGTCCGAGCGGTGGACGCCAGAGAGCTGGAGGGCCAAGCCCGTCCAGCAGATTCCGGAATATCCGGACCAGGCAGCCTTGAAGGCGGTCGAGCAGCAGCTCGCCGGCTTTCCGCCGCTCGTTTTTGCAGGCGAGGCGCGCAAGCTCAAACGGGCGTTGAGCAAGGTCGCCGCCGGTGAGGCCTTCCTGCTGCAGGGAGGCGACTGCGCCGAGAGCTTCGCCGAGCATTCGGCCGACAATATCCGCGACTTCTTCCGGCTGTTCCTGCAGATGGCGGTCGTCCTGACCTTCGCCGGCGGCTCGCCGGTGGTGAAGGTCGGCCGCATCGCCGGCCAGTTCGCCAAGCCGCGCTCGGCCCCGACCGAGACGATCGGCGGCGTCGAACTGCCGAGCTACAAGGGCGACATCGTCAACGACAACGAGTTCACGGCCGAGGCGCGCATCCCCGATCCGCGCCGCCAGCTTGAGGGCTATCGCCAATCGGCGGCGACGCTGAACCTGATCCGCGCCTTCGCGACCGGCGGCTATGCCAATCTCGACAACGCGCATCGCTGGATGCTCGGCTTCGTCAAGGATAGCCCGCAGTCGCATCGCTACCAGGAAGTGGCCGAGCGTATCACCGAGGCGCTGGAATTCATGCGCGCCATCGGCATCGACCCGGAGACCCATCCGGAGATGCGGACGACCGACTTCTACACCAGCCACGAGGCGCTGCTGCTCGGCTACGAGCAGGCGATGACGCGGACGGATTCGACGACCGGCGAGTGGTACGACACCTCCGGCCACATGCTCTGGATCGGCGATCGCACCCGCCAGATCGACCATGCCCATGTCGAGTTCTTCCGCGGCATCAAGAACCCGATCGGCCTGAAATGCGGTCCCTCGACCACGGTCGACGGCCTGCTCAAGCTGATCGACGTGCTCGATCCGCAGAACCAGGCGGGACGCCTCACGCTGATCGCGCGCTTCGGCGCCGACAAGGTCTTCGACCATCTGCCGGCGCTGGTGCGGGCGACGAAGCGCGAAGGCCGCAATGTCGTCTGGTCCTGCGACCCGATGCACGGCAACACGGTCAAGGCCGCCAGCGGCTACAAGACCCGGCCCTTCGATCTGATCCTGGGCGAGGTGAAGAACTTCTTCGCCGTCCACCAGGCCGAGGGCACCCATGCCGGCGGCCTGCATCTGGAGATGACCGGCAAGAACGTCACCGAATGCACTGGCGGTGCGCGCGGCATGACGGATGCGGACCTCAACGACCGCTACCACACGTTCTGCGACCCGCGCCTCAACGCGGAGCAGGCGCTGGAGCTCGCCTTCATCGTCGCCGAGTTGGTCAAGCGCCAGCGCGCCGGCCGGGCGCGGCCCGAGGTCGAGGCGGCCGAGTAA
- a CDS encoding O-antigen ligase family protein: MSQTRLADRQETVPDGGPLPSRLIGIGVALMVLMPMAMWLANRSSTLVLGLAVIPFVAAAIASGGAGAFAGRIGRLVATPLGLALAAFLAWALISTLWSHRPLASLRAWGELTLPVVFALAITASGRFRPQPAWLRALALAIILACLLAMVELASGLSQRAALGVGKLMGFVFNRPAITALVLAVPTIHGLWNLPGTRRSDRILAIVLALAVAVLALRSESASARLGVAVCAVCWGLSALWPRLTLTAAGCAFLLAMMVAPVLGIAAQNWLPSLILNRFAVMTGQARIDIWQSFGEVARARPIVGAGFGTSATMQDHPVAAEVAPAHRPLLAASHPHDMPLQAWAETGAVGAGILIVVGLLLLARLRHLPAREMAPRLALFAGTFAIAVVGHGAWQGWWVAVLGGAILWFGPGKALPQGEDHG, translated from the coding sequence ATGAGCCAGACGCGTCTTGCCGATCGCCAGGAAACCGTGCCGGACGGCGGGCCGTTGCCGTCGCGCCTGATCGGCATCGGCGTCGCGCTGATGGTGCTGATGCCGATGGCGATGTGGCTCGCGAACCGCTCGTCGACGCTTGTGCTCGGGCTGGCGGTGATCCCCTTCGTTGCCGCGGCCATCGCATCGGGCGGGGCGGGCGCTTTCGCCGGGCGTATCGGGCGCCTTGTCGCGACGCCGCTTGGGCTGGCCCTGGCCGCCTTCCTCGCCTGGGCGCTCATATCGACGCTATGGAGCCACAGGCCGCTCGCCTCCCTGCGAGCCTGGGGCGAGCTCACGCTGCCGGTCGTCTTCGCCCTCGCCATCACCGCTTCCGGCCGGTTCAGGCCGCAGCCTGCCTGGCTGCGGGCGCTCGCCCTCGCGATCATCCTCGCCTGCCTGCTGGCGATGGTCGAGCTCGCGTCCGGGCTGTCGCAGCGGGCTGCGCTCGGCGTCGGCAAGCTGATGGGCTTCGTCTTCAACCGCCCCGCGATCACGGCGCTCGTGCTGGCCGTGCCGACGATCCACGGATTGTGGAACCTGCCGGGCACGCGCCGGTCCGATCGCATCCTGGCGATCGTTCTCGCCCTTGCCGTGGCCGTGCTGGCCCTGCGCTCGGAAAGCGCCTCGGCCCGGCTCGGTGTCGCCGTCTGCGCCGTCTGCTGGGGGCTGTCGGCCCTCTGGCCGCGCCTGACGCTGACGGCCGCGGGTTGCGCCTTCCTGCTTGCCATGATGGTGGCGCCCGTTCTCGGTATCGCCGCGCAGAACTGGCTGCCGTCGCTGATCCTGAACCGGTTCGCCGTAATGACCGGCCAGGCTCGTATCGATATCTGGCAGAGCTTCGGCGAGGTCGCGCGGGCACGGCCGATCGTCGGCGCGGGCTTCGGGACCTCGGCCACCATGCAGGATCATCCGGTCGCGGCTGAGGTTGCTCCCGCGCATCGCCCGCTCCTCGCGGCGAGCCATCCGCACGATATGCCGCTGCAGGCCTGGGCCGAGACCGGGGCGGTGGGAGCGGGCATTCTCATCGTGGTGGGCCTTCTGTTGCTGGCGCGTCTGCGCCACCTGCCGGCACGGGAGATGGCACCGCGCCTGGCGCTGTTCGCCGGCACCTTCGCGATCGCCGTCGTCGGACATGGCGCCTGGCAGGGCTGGTGGGTTGCCGTTCTGGGGGGCGCAATCCTCTGGTTCGGTCCGGGCAAGGCATTGCCCCAAGGAGAAGACCATGGCTGA
- a CDS encoding outer membrane protein, producing the protein MEFRIVNPALGLPRHESSPEQGETGGSGPLLEEIRMRIRSIALMLGSTALATSLLAAPTLAADYLRGTQTYEAPQAAATFERGIDWSGFYFGGGAGVSDTKYKPGEGLQDLARYSFRNTTLGAERDMGSFVNNLPSKQDSGATYFGFLGYNWTFGDAVLGFEADYTRSGQSYSITDYIARRSVLSDNSLNDWSLTTNQGAKLLDYATARLRVGWAYGSFMPYATIGGAVGRFNTLSTVTSTWHVTRTNPVTNAVEDFDAAGYPLTVGASKKNVYGFGLAVGGGVDWALAENMFLRGEYQLVRFADVEGTTTTVNTARAALGVKF; encoded by the coding sequence GTGGAATTCCGCATCGTTAACCCCGCATTAGGGTTACCAAGGCATGAATCATCCCCAGAGCAGGGTGAAACGGGTGGATCCGGACCGCTGCTCGAGGAGATCAGGATGCGCATCCGTTCCATCGCGCTCATGCTTGGGTCCACGGCCCTCGCGACCAGCCTTCTCGCCGCACCGACGCTTGCGGCGGACTATCTGCGTGGCACGCAGACCTACGAAGCCCCCCAGGCCGCCGCGACATTCGAGCGGGGCATCGACTGGTCGGGCTTCTATTTCGGTGGTGGCGCCGGCGTATCCGATACGAAATACAAGCCCGGCGAGGGGCTTCAGGATCTGGCGCGCTACTCGTTCCGCAATACCACGCTCGGCGCCGAACGCGACATGGGCTCCTTCGTCAACAACCTCCCGTCGAAACAGGATAGCGGAGCGACCTATTTCGGCTTCCTGGGCTATAACTGGACCTTCGGCGACGCCGTTCTCGGCTTCGAAGCGGATTATACCCGCTCGGGTCAAAGCTACAGCATCACCGACTATATTGCGCGGCGGTCGGTTCTGTCCGACAACTCTCTGAACGACTGGTCCTTGACCACCAATCAAGGCGCCAAGCTGCTGGATTACGCGACTGCACGCTTGCGCGTGGGCTGGGCCTATGGCTCGTTCATGCCTTACGCCACCATCGGTGGCGCGGTCGGACGCTTCAACACGCTTTCGACGGTGACGTCGACCTGGCATGTCACACGCACCAACCCCGTCACCAACGCCGTCGAGGATTTCGACGCGGCTGGCTATCCGCTGACGGTCGGCGCGTCGAAGAAGAACGTCTACGGTTTCGGCCTGGCGGTCGGCGGCGGCGTCGACTGGGCGCTGGCGGAGAACATGTTCCTGCGCGGCGAATATCAGCTCGTCCGCTTCGCCGATGTCGAGGGCACGACGACGACGGTCAACACCGCGCGCGCCGCGCTCGGCGTCAAATTCTGA
- the gor gene encoding glutathione-disulfide reductase — protein MADFDVDLFVIGAGSGGTRAARIAAGHGARVMIAEEDRIGGTCVIRGCVPKKLFVYASRFAEDFEDAAGFGWTLPQAPVFDWPTLRDAVANEVTRLSGLYRKGLEGAKVQIREERAVVEGPHQVRLAKSGEVIRARHILVATGGWPSFDPPIPGGELGISSNEIFHLPALPKRLLVVGGGYIALEFASLFARLGVAVTVLHRGDNILRGFDEDIRNRLRDALVHAGITLRLGCTIDRMEELADGTRRAHCAKGEPIDADVVLVATGRRPNTKGLGLEQAGVAMGPLGEIKVDAASVSSVPSIHAVGDVTNRVNLTPVAIREGHAFADSTFGNRNWTVDHATIASAVFTTPEVGTVGLTEAQAVAAGHKVTVFETGFRPMKATISGRQERIYMKLVVDAQSDKVLGVHILGHDAGEIVQAVGIAVTMGATKADFDRTVALHPSAAEELVTMRTPRAG, from the coding sequence ATGGCTGATTTCGACGTCGATCTCTTCGTCATCGGTGCTGGTTCCGGCGGCACGCGTGCGGCGCGCATAGCGGCCGGCCACGGCGCCCGCGTCATGATCGCCGAGGAGGACCGCATCGGCGGCACCTGCGTGATCCGCGGCTGCGTGCCCAAGAAGCTCTTCGTCTATGCCAGCCGCTTCGCCGAGGATTTCGAGGATGCGGCCGGCTTCGGCTGGACCTTGCCCCAGGCGCCGGTCTTCGACTGGCCGACATTGCGCGACGCCGTTGCCAACGAGGTCACCCGCCTGTCGGGCCTCTATCGCAAGGGACTCGAAGGGGCGAAGGTCCAGATTCGCGAGGAACGCGCTGTCGTCGAGGGGCCGCATCAGGTCCGGCTGGCGAAGAGCGGGGAGGTGATCCGCGCCCGCCATATCCTGGTCGCGACCGGCGGCTGGCCGTCCTTCGATCCGCCGATCCCCGGCGGCGAACTCGGCATCTCCTCGAACGAGATCTTCCACCTGCCGGCGCTGCCGAAGCGCCTGCTCGTGGTCGGCGGCGGCTATATCGCGCTCGAATTCGCCAGCCTCTTCGCCCGGCTCGGCGTCGCGGTGACCGTGCTGCACCGGGGCGACAACATCCTGCGCGGCTTCGATGAGGATATCCGCAACCGCCTGCGCGATGCGCTTGTCCATGCCGGCATCACATTGCGGCTCGGCTGCACCATCGATCGGATGGAGGAGCTGGCCGACGGCACCCGCCGCGCCCATTGCGCCAAGGGCGAGCCGATCGATGCCGATGTCGTTCTCGTCGCCACCGGCCGCCGGCCGAACACCAAGGGGCTCGGCCTTGAGCAGGCCGGCGTCGCGATGGGCCCGCTCGGCGAGATCAAGGTCGATGCGGCGTCAGTCAGCAGCGTGCCTTCGATCCATGCCGTCGGTGACGTGACCAACCGGGTCAACCTGACGCCGGTCGCGATCCGCGAGGGCCATGCCTTCGCCGACTCGACCTTCGGCAATCGCAACTGGACGGTCGACCACGCCACCATCGCCTCGGCCGTCTTCACGACGCCGGAGGTCGGCACGGTCGGCCTGACGGAGGCGCAGGCCGTGGCTGCGGGACACAAGGTCACCGTCTTCGAAACCGGCTTCCGCCCGATGAAGGCAACGATCTCGGGCCGGCAGGAGCGCATCTACATGAAACTCGTCGTCGACGCGCAGTCGGACAAGGTGCTCGGCGTGCATATCCTCGGGCATGATGCCGGCGAGATCGTCCAGGCGGTCGGGATCGCCGTGACGATGGGCGCGACCAAGGCCGATTTCGACCGCACCGTCGCGCTGCACCCGAGCGCGGCCGAGGAACTGGTGACGATGCGGACGCCGCGGGCGGGCTGA
- a CDS encoding Bug family tripartite tricarboxylate transporter substrate binding protein translates to MLTSILKRTALTAVALAALSTAAFAQVNELKIMAPAAPGGGWDGTARSMQQALTAAGIVKSVQVNNVTGAGGTIGLAQLIGAKGAGDQLMVNGFVMVGAILLNKSPVNLTQVTPIARLTAEAEVIVVPTESPLKTAKDLAERLKADPAKVTWAGGSAGGTDHILAALFAKAVGADAKKINYIPFSGGGEALAAMLGGRVTAGVSGYGEFEGQIKAGKLRVLAVSSSKRLENAPDAPTLQEQGIDLELLNWRSVVAPPGLSAEQTKALTDTVEKMVKSKEWQEILKARGWDDSFLAGAAFDTFLKGEIDRVSKVMVDVGLVK, encoded by the coding sequence ATGCTGACATCCATCCTGAAGCGCACGGCCCTGACGGCGGTGGCGCTGGCTGCCCTCTCCACCGCCGCCTTCGCCCAGGTCAACGAATTGAAGATCATGGCGCCCGCGGCGCCGGGCGGCGGCTGGGACGGCACGGCCCGCTCGATGCAGCAGGCGCTGACGGCCGCCGGCATCGTCAAGAGCGTGCAGGTCAACAACGTCACCGGCGCGGGCGGCACCATCGGCCTCGCCCAGTTGATCGGCGCCAAGGGCGCCGGCGATCAGTTGATGGTCAACGGCTTCGTCATGGTCGGCGCGATCCTGCTCAACAAGTCGCCGGTCAACCTGACCCAGGTCACGCCGATCGCGCGCCTCACCGCAGAGGCCGAGGTCATCGTCGTGCCTACGGAATCGCCGCTCAAGACCGCCAAGGACCTGGCCGAGCGCCTGAAGGCCGACCCGGCCAAGGTGACCTGGGCGGGCGGCTCGGCCGGCGGCACGGACCATATCCTCGCCGCGCTGTTCGCCAAGGCGGTCGGCGCCGACGCCAAGAAGATCAACTACATCCCGTTCTCGGGCGGCGGCGAGGCTCTGGCTGCCATGCTCGGCGGGCGCGTCACCGCCGGCGTCTCCGGCTATGGCGAGTTCGAAGGCCAGATCAAGGCCGGCAAGCTGCGCGTGCTCGCGGTGTCCTCGTCCAAGCGCCTTGAGAACGCGCCGGATGCACCGACGCTGCAGGAGCAGGGCATCGATCTCGAGCTCCTGAACTGGCGTTCGGTCGTCGCCCCTCCCGGCCTCTCGGCCGAGCAGACCAAGGCCCTGACCGACACGGTCGAGAAAATGGTCAAGTCGAAGGAATGGCAGGAAATCCTGAAGGCCCGCGGCTGGGATGATTCCTTCCTCGCTGGCGCCGCGTTCGACACCTTCCTGAAGGGCGAGATCGATCGTGTCTCCAAGGTCATGGTCGATGTCGGCCTGGTGAAGTAA